GGCAGGCCGTTTTCCTTTGCTAGCGCGAGCTGGTGGCCCAGGCGCTGCTCACGCCAAAAATCTACCCAGTCCGTCATCCAGGCGTTGGGTTGGGGGGTGGCACCAATGGTGTTGTCGCGATCCCAACCGAAAGCCGGCCGCGTATCCCGATGCTGGCGCGCCAAGGCTTCACCCAAAAGACGCGCAGCCCGTGCCGAGCCGCTGGACAGATCCAGGCATTCCAGCACGAGAAAGGCATGGCCTTCGGCTGTGCCACTCGTCACGGGCTTGGGCACCCGTACTGCGCCGGTGCGGGCAAGTTCAGCTAGTCCCGCCGCCTCGGCTTCGAACATGGGCAGGCGCTCGGCGTCGTGGATCTTCACGAAGAATCGCCGCCGACCGTCCTCGAGAACTTGGGTGCGATTGATGCAGCCGCCGCCAAGGGTACGCGCGGCGCGCGGCGCGAAGGGGGCGCCGGTTGCGGCTTCGACGGCTTGCGCGATGGCGTCGATCAGGCTCATAGGCAGCGTCACCGAACGTGTGATGGTAACATGAGTCGCACTTGTCCCCGTTGGAAAAGGAGAACGACATGCGCAAACTCATGCTTACTTTGGCCCTGCTGTTTGTCGTGCCCATGGCCTGGGCGGGGCTACCCGCACCCAAGGTGCACAAGGTCAACGATCGCATTTATGCCTTGATCGGACCCATGGAGTTCCCCAACCCAAAGAACCAGGGTTACATGGTGAACAGCACGGTGATCGTCGGTGAAAAAGGTGTGATCCTCATCGACACCGGCTTCACCGACGAAGTCGGCAAACATCTCGCGGCCACGATCGCCAAGCTCACGCCCAAGCCCGTAACCCACATCATCAACACACACCACCACGGCGACCACACCTTGGGCAACGTCGCCTTTCCAGGCGCGCGGATCATCAGCTCCGAGAAATGCCGCAGCGAGCTGGAAAAAACCGGCGCGGAATGGATCCAGATCGTGGAAAACGCCACCGGCAG
The nucleotide sequence above comes from Thiobacter sp. AK1. Encoded proteins:
- a CDS encoding fructosamine kinase family protein, with translation MSLIDAIAQAVEAATGAPFAPRAARTLGGGCINRTQVLEDGRRRFFVKIHDAERLPMFEAEAAGLAELARTGAVRVPKPVTSGTAEGHAFLVLECLDLSSGSARAARLLGEALARQHRDTRPAFGWDRDNTIGATPQPNAWMTDWVDFWREQRLGHQLALAKENGLPARALEKGERVMDHLPAFFTDHRPMPSLLHGDLWGGNWGEDERGHPVIFDPAVYYGDREADLAMTELFGGFPADFYAAYRAAWALDPGYAVRKVLYNLYHVLNHFNLFGGGYGPQAERMMERLLAECGA